One segment of Candidatus Omnitrophota bacterium DNA contains the following:
- a CDS encoding glycosyltransferase family 4 protein: protein MKALFVHSTRFVRTPDGKVFTGGSLSYEHLKRYLKYFDALTVIGRLSECSTPPENWSLSSGPGVNFAGTPDDHGKPLMQLQTGASRKLIQQQIEDCDAVIVRQSPIGWMAAKEAHSQGVPWAVEVVASAWDDFWHYGTLPGKLYAPLAWWESRRWTGQAKFAIYVTRQYLQKRYPCPGLCAHASNVQIRPVPNAVLEERLAGWSAKQSNCSKTPVIGMIGSLFTRHKGLHVALKALCRLKQQGLLIHLRVLGSGKLDSWQAAARQLGAGGLLHLDGSLPAGEPVMQWLDALDIYIQPSITEGLPRALIEAMSRGLPALGSTCAGIPELLPYECLHHPGDDKTLAAQLRRMVEDKSWQIQQAKRNFEKAQEYYSDHVNAQRDQFWHRFVEHVKAANK, encoded by the coding sequence ATGAAAGCACTCTTTGTCCATAGCACGCGTTTTGTGCGCACACCGGACGGCAAGGTGTTTACTGGTGGCTCTTTGTCATACGAGCATTTGAAAAGATATTTGAAATATTTCGACGCACTCACTGTCATCGGTAGACTATCCGAATGTTCAACACCCCCGGAAAACTGGAGTCTGTCTTCCGGCCCGGGGGTGAACTTTGCGGGCACACCGGATGATCACGGGAAACCCCTTATGCAATTGCAAACCGGAGCCTCCCGCAAGCTTATTCAGCAGCAGATAGAGGATTGTGATGCAGTCATTGTGCGGCAATCCCCAATTGGCTGGATGGCTGCGAAAGAAGCACATTCGCAGGGAGTTCCGTGGGCCGTCGAAGTAGTAGCCAGTGCCTGGGATGACTTTTGGCATTATGGAACACTGCCAGGCAAATTATATGCCCCGCTAGCTTGGTGGGAGTCGCGCCGTTGGACCGGGCAGGCCAAATTCGCCATTTATGTAACCCGCCAGTATCTGCAAAAGCGGTATCCCTGCCCCGGGCTTTGCGCCCACGCGTCCAATGTACAAATCAGGCCTGTCCCGAACGCTGTTTTGGAAGAGCGGCTGGCAGGCTGGAGCGCAAAGCAATCAAACTGCTCCAAGACTCCTGTGATCGGCATGATCGGCTCCTTGTTTACCCGGCACAAAGGGCTGCATGTCGCGCTAAAGGCTTTATGCAGGCTAAAACAGCAAGGATTGCTGATACATTTACGTGTTTTGGGCAGCGGAAAGCTCGATTCCTGGCAAGCCGCGGCCAGGCAGCTTGGTGCCGGCGGTTTATTGCACCTGGATGGGAGTCTGCCTGCTGGTGAGCCGGTGATGCAGTGGCTGGACGCTCTGGATATTTACATCCAGCCGAGCATCACAGAGGGGCTTCCTCGTGCGCTGATCGAAGCCATGAGCCGGGGCTTGCCTGCTTTAGGTTCCACATGTGCAGGCATCCCTGAGTTGCTACCCTATGAATGTTTGCATCACCCTGGAGATGATAAGACCCTAGCAGCACAGCTGCGCAGAATGGTTGAGGACAAGTCTTGGCAAATACAACAAGCAAAACGGAATTTTGAGAAAGCACAAGAATATTATAGTGATCATGTGAACGCCCAGCGCGATCAGTTTTGGCATAGATTTGTAGAGCACGTAAAAGCAGCAAATAAATAG
- a CDS encoding oligosaccharide flippase family protein, protein MPARATTVPLPNSLPVIASAAPVIARERSDRSNLFLTPTKQNFLWMMLGNGVYALCQWGMLVALAKLGSPQVVGQFALALAITAPVVMVTNMQLRAVQATDAKKEYRLSDYVSVRAVSALLAMGLTGAIVSLGRFERAALLAVLMMALAKAVESLSDVFYGFFQQNEHMVYIAVSRILKGALSIAVLAGVFHMSGNLALALAGLAGAWLLVFVFYDCRVGRRLAAVYEPAGQTALLRSAAHSAQKRRSSLWSIVVLAFPLGIVMGILSLNTNVPRYAIETLLGSRELGLFAALAYTTVAVNMFIQALGQAVTPKLAQFFAAGNLKAFKRLLFKVIFLNAAIGLLGVGVIRMAGEQILTLLYTREYAAYANLFMWLMAAAALLGVASALGYAMTAARQFKPQVPLFAGVLLCTALFSFWLIPQYKLYGAVMALMGSALIQITGSALVIARSEATKQSDAKRHHEPTVREAW, encoded by the coding sequence ATGCCCGCGCGCGCTACTACGGTGCCGTTACCCAATAGCCTGCCCGTCATTGCGAGCGCAGCACCCGTCATTGCGAGGGAGCGCAGCGACCGAAGCAATCTTTTTCTCACCCCCACCAAGCAAAACTTTCTCTGGATGATGCTCGGTAACGGCGTCTATGCCCTGTGCCAATGGGGCATGCTCGTTGCCCTGGCCAAATTAGGCAGCCCGCAAGTGGTGGGGCAGTTTGCCCTGGCCCTGGCCATTACCGCGCCCGTGGTCATGGTCACCAACATGCAACTGCGCGCCGTGCAAGCCACCGACGCCAAAAAAGAATACCGCCTGTCCGATTATGTGTCTGTGCGCGCGGTGTCCGCGCTTTTGGCCATGGGCCTGACAGGGGCCATTGTGTCTTTGGGGCGTTTTGAGCGCGCTGCGTTGCTGGCTGTCCTCATGATGGCCCTGGCCAAAGCCGTGGAATCGCTGAGCGACGTGTTCTACGGCTTCTTTCAGCAGAACGAACACATGGTCTACATTGCCGTGTCCCGCATCCTCAAGGGAGCGCTCTCCATCGCTGTGCTGGCCGGGGTGTTCCATATGTCCGGCAATCTGGCGCTGGCCTTGGCGGGCTTGGCCGGGGCATGGCTGCTCGTGTTTGTGTTCTACGACTGCCGCGTGGGACGCAGGCTCGCGGCCGTGTATGAACCCGCGGGCCAAACCGCTTTGCTGCGTTCGGCTGCGCACTCCGCGCAAAAGCGCCGCAGCTCGCTGTGGAGCATTGTGGTGCTGGCCTTTCCGCTGGGGATTGTGATGGGGATTCTTTCCCTGAACACCAACGTGCCGCGCTACGCCATCGAAACACTCCTGGGCAGCCGGGAGCTGGGCTTGTTTGCGGCGCTGGCCTACACCACAGTGGCAGTCAATATGTTTATCCAGGCCCTGGGCCAGGCCGTGACCCCCAAACTGGCGCAGTTCTTTGCCGCAGGCAACCTCAAAGCCTTTAAGCGGCTGCTCTTTAAAGTAATCTTCCTGAACGCCGCAATCGGCCTGTTGGGGGTGGGGGTGATCCGGATGGCCGGGGAGCAGATCCTCACCCTGCTTTACACCCGGGAATACGCCGCTTATGCCAATCTGTTCATGTGGCTCATGGCCGCAGCCGCGCTTTTGGGTGTGGCCTCGGCCCTGGGTTATGCCATGACCGCGGCCCGGCAGTTCAAGCCCCAAGTGCCGCTTTTTGCGGGTGTGCTTCTTTGCACGGCGCTCTTTTCGTTCTGGCTGATTCCACAATACAAACTCTACGGCGCGGTAATGGCCCTGATGGGCTCGGCCCTGATTCAAATAACCGGCTCAGCCCTCGTCATTGCGAGGAGCGAAGCGACGAAGCAATCTGACGCCAAGCGTCATCACGAGCCGACTGTCAGGGAGGCGTGGTGA
- a CDS encoding glycosyltransferase family 1 protein translates to MSTNPIRILHIVGGMNTGGVETWLMHVLRHIDRTRFQLDFMVHTEEPCFYDEEIRSLGSRILPCMHPKRPLQYAANFRRILKEHGPYDGVHSHVHHFSGFTLLLARLFGVRQRIAHSHNDISVKESGAGPLRRFYLATTEWLIERSATVGLACSELAAASLFGLKWKNDPRWKVLYCGIDLEPFKAPVDRAEVRTELGLPLDAFVLGHVGGFREAKNHEFLLDIFAQVAKRESKAWLLLVGEGSLRKKIEQKAQRLGLEDKVIFAGVRADIPRLMKGAMDVFVFPSRWEGLGLVLVEAQAAGLRCAISDVIPAEVVIIPQLVCRLSLSGLENWAQQVTNGEWLSEQVSKSQLLVENSKFNIRVSLDGLCAAYP, encoded by the coding sequence ATGTCCACTAACCCCATCCGCATCCTCCACATCGTCGGCGGCATGAACACCGGCGGTGTCGAAACCTGGCTCATGCACGTGTTGCGTCACATCGACCGCACCCGTTTTCAATTGGACTTCATGGTGCACACCGAAGAACCCTGCTTTTATGATGAAGAAATCCGTTCGCTCGGTTCGCGCATTCTCCCGTGCATGCATCCCAAGCGCCCGCTGCAATACGCCGCAAACTTTCGCCGCATCCTCAAAGAACACGGCCCCTATGATGGGGTGCACAGCCATGTGCATCACTTCAGCGGCTTTACCCTATTGCTGGCCCGGCTTTTTGGGGTGCGGCAGCGGATTGCGCACAGCCATAACGATATATCCGTGAAGGAATCTGGAGCTGGCCCGTTGAGACGGTTCTATTTGGCGACTACTGAGTGGTTGATTGAGCGGAGCGCAACCGTGGGCCTGGCCTGCAGCGAACTGGCTGCTGCCAGTTTGTTTGGACTTAAGTGGAAGAACGACCCACGTTGGAAGGTGCTGTATTGCGGCATCGACTTGGAACCCTTCAAGGCCCCTGTGGATCGGGCTGAGGTGCGCACTGAACTGGGATTGCCCCTGGACGCCTTTGTTTTGGGCCATGTAGGTGGGTTTAGAGAAGCAAAAAATCATGAGTTCTTGCTGGATATCTTTGCCCAAGTGGCAAAGCGGGAATCCAAGGCCTGGCTATTGTTGGTGGGGGAGGGGAGTTTACGCAAAAAGATTGAGCAGAAAGCCCAGCGTCTTGGCCTTGAGGACAAAGTCATCTTTGCCGGAGTCCGGGCGGATATTCCGCGCCTGATGAAAGGCGCAATGGATGTGTTTGTGTTCCCTTCGCGCTGGGAGGGGCTGGGGTTGGTGTTGGTGGAAGCCCAAGCCGCGGGGTTGAGGTGTGCTATTTCGGATGTAATACCTGCGGAAGTGGTGATAATTCCTCAGCTTGTATGTAGGCTTTCTCTGTCAGGACTGGAAAATTGGGCACAGCAGGTGACCAATGGGGAATGGTTATCGGAACAAGTGAGTAAATCGCAGTTATTGGTGGAAAATTCCAAATTTAATATAAGAGTCAGTCTAGACGGACTCTGTGCTGCCTATCCGTAA